The Aerosakkonema funiforme FACHB-1375 genome contains the following window.
CCCCCGTGCATTGTCCGATCGCGAGATAGAATAAATCCAGCAACAGTTCTCAATATATTTAAGACACGAGAGGAGAACACAGACGCATGGGCAAAATAGTCGGCATTGACTTGGGTACAACCAACTCAGTAGTAGCCGTCATGGAGGGTGGCAAGCCGGTTGTCATTGCCAATGCCGAAGGTATGCGGATAACTCCCTCTGTAGTAGGCTTTAACAAAGAAGGAGAACGCATCGTCGGACAAATGGCGCGGCGGCAAGCAGTTCTCGATCCGCAGAATACTTTTTATGGTGTTAAGCGGATGATCGGGCGCAATTATGCGGAACTCAGTCCGGACTCGAAGCGAGTGCCATACAACATTCGCAAGGATGAAACCGGTAATATTAAAATTAAATGTCCCCGCCTGAATAAGGAATTTGCTCCCGAAGAAATCTCGGCAATGGTGCTGCGGAAGTTGGTAGATGAGGCGAGTCGCTATCTGGGTGAAAAGGTGACGGGGGCGGTAATTACCGTACCGGCTTATTTCAACGATTCTCAGCGACAGGCGACGCGGGATGCGGGACAAATTGCGGGATTAGAAGTAAAACGGATTCTGAATGAGCCAACGGCAGCAGCTTTGGCATACGGACTCGATCGCCGCGAAAGTCAGACAATCTTGGTATTCGACTTGGGCGGCGGGACTTTTGACGTTTCCATCCTGGAAGTGGGCGATGGAGTGTTTGAAGTTAAAGCTACCAGCGGCGATACTCAGTTGGGCGGTAACGATTTTGATAAGAAAATAGTTGACTGGTTGGCAGAGGGCTTTCTGGAAAAAGAAGGTGTGGATTTAAGGCGCGATCGCCAAGCTCTGCAACGTCTGATGGAAGCAGCGGAAAAAGCGAAAATCGAACTTTCCGGTGTTACCGTCACCGATATTAACTTACCATTTATCACCGCTACGGAAAACGGGCCGGTACACTTGGAAACGACGCTGACTCGTTCCCAGTTTGAAAGTCTTTGCACTGATTTGGTAAGCAGAATCCGCAAACCTGTCAAACGCGCTCTCTCGGATGCTAGCTTAACTCCCGCCCAAATAGACGAAGTGGTATTAGTGGGGGGTGCGACGCGAATGCCGATGGTGCAGGATTTAGTTCGCACTATCATCGACAAACAGCCAAATCAAAATATCAACGCCGATGAAGTCGTCGCGGTGGGTGCGGCAATTCAAGCAGGCATTTTGGGTGGAGAACTCAAAGATGTGCTGCTGTTGGATGTGACTCCTCTATCTTTGGGACTGGAAACGATCGGCGGTGTGATGAAAAAAATTATTCCCCGCAACACTACTATCCCAGTGAGGCGATCGGATACTTTTTCTACCGGCGAAAATAACCAAACTATGGTAGAAATTCACGTCCTCCAAGGCGAACGGGAAATGGGGGCGGATAATAAATCTTTGGGACGGTTTAAGCTGTTCGGGATTCCGCCGGCACCGCGAGGCGTACCCCAAATTCAGGTATCTTTTGATATTGATGCCAACGGCATTTTGCAAGTGGCAGCTTTGGATAGAAGTACGGGTCGGGAACAGAGTATCACGATCCAAGGAGCCTCTACCTTAACTCAGGAAGAGGTAAGCCGAATGCTACAGGATGCAGAAGAATATGCTGAGGCAGATCGGTTGAAGCGAGAAAAAATCGAGAAGCGCAATCGCGCCGAATCTCTCACTACTCAAGCAGAAAGGCAGCTGCGAGAAGTGGCGTTAGATTTTGGGATGCAGTTTGCCAATGAATACCGCTATCGCATTGAAAGTCTGATCAAGGAATTGCGGGATTATTTGGCTAAAAATGACGATCGCGGTATCGATCGCGCCCAAGCAGATTTGCAAGATGCCCTTTACGAGTTGCAACGCGAAGTCCGCCTGCGCTTTAGCGAAGAGGAAGATGACTTTTTTGGGTCAATTCGTCGCGCTTTCTCTGGAGACGATCGCGAAGACGAACGCCCATACTACCCCAGTCGCGATAACGATCGCCCGTACTATTCCAGTCGCGATAACGATCGGCCATACTACTCCAGTCGGGATAGCGATCGGCCATACTACGGCGGGGGAACAAGTCAGCCATCTCGCAATACTTCTGAAAGCGTAGGATATGGTAAGTCTCGGAAAGGTGCCAATAATAATAATGATGATTGGGATGATGATGATGATTGGCTCTAATTGGTCAAAATGTCGCCCGATTTTGGATTTTGGATTTTGGATTTTGGATTGGCTGGGCAATAAGCGAGCGGAGCTTGAAATTCGTCAAATTTTTTTGATGGTTCCCATTGAAATGGGAGGCTTGAAACCGCTTTTTTTCGGTCATCGGTCATGGAGAAATTTCCAATTTTAAATGGCAGATTGCAAATTTATTTGCATCTGAAATTTAAAATTGGAAATCTCAAATTTTCATAACAGAAGACTGTTGACGAATGGCTATTGACAAATAACGAATTTTATGCAAAATTTTCGGGATTATTACGAGATTCTGGGCGTTGCCAGAGATGCCTCGGTAGAAGAGATTAAGAAAGTATATCGGCGGTTAGCCAGACAGTATCACCCGGATTTGAATCCGGGAAACAAAGAAGCTGAAGAGAAATTTAAAGACATTAGTGAGGCTTACGAAGTTCTCTCGGATGTGACTAAGCGATCGGAGTACGATCAATACAGCCGCTTCTGGAACAAGCGAGGCTTCCAAGGTAGAAACTTCGGCCAGTATAAAAGTTGGTTCAACCGCAGTAATAGTAATAGCGATCGCGCTACTGCTACGGAAGAAAAAGATTACAGTAACGACACTGACTTCAATAAGTTTATCGACGACTTGTTGGGACGCCGCCGAGAAAAGCGCGTGGTCACAACTGTACCGGAAGAACCTCCGAAACAAACTCCTTTAGAAGATATTTTCCGTCCCAAAACTACAAAGACTACATATACAATTCCCGCTCGTCCTAACCGCAAGGATATCGAAGCGCGACTGACATTGCCATTAGAAAAAGCTTACACCGGAGGCTTGGAACGCATTCGTTTGGAAGATGGGCGATCGCTGGAAATAAATATGCCACCAGCAATGGTAACAGATCAGCGCATCCGTCTCAAAGGTCAAGGCGTCGATGGCGGCGACCTTTACCTGATCATTACCGTCGCTTCTCATCCCTACTTTACAGTAGAAGGTGCCGATATTGTTTGCCAATTGCCCATCACTCCCAGCGAAGCAGTCTTGGGAGAACAAGTGCAAGTACCGACTTTGGACGGTCGAGTTAAAATTACAATTCCACCCGGAGTTAAGTCGGGACAAAGATTGCGCCTTGCCAACAAAGGTTATCCCGGAGATGATGGAGAAAGAGGCGATCAGTTAGTCGAAATTCAAATTGTTGTTCCCAAAAATCCCAGCTTACGAGAACGGGAACTGTACGAAAAATTGCGCGGTATCGAAACATTTAATCCTCGTGCCGATTTACCAGTGTAAAGATATGACAAATATTCAATCAATAACAACTGCGATCGCATCCCTTTACGAACAGGATTTTTATATGTGGTTACAAACAAATATAAACTTCTTAAAAGAGGGAAGGTTTGCAGAAATAGATATAGAAAACTTACTAGAGGAACTGGAAAGTATGGGGAGAAGTGAGAAAAATGCCCTAACCAGTAATCTGAGGGTACTTCTCATGCACTTACTTAAGTATAAATATCAGCCGGAAAAACGAACAAATAGTTGGCTTTACACCATTCGAGAACATCGCAAACGCCTCCGAGAAACCTTCAAAACCAGTCCGAGCTTATATCGTTTTTTTGAAGATATTTTTAATGAATCTTATCAAGATGCTAGGGAACTAGCCGCAGATGAAACAGGTTTATCTATTAAGATATTTCCCCCTGAGTCTCCCTTTACTGTAGAAGAAGTTCTTAATCCTGATTTTTTACCCCCTGAAAACGATCGTTCCGAAAATATTGAATAATTGAAAGAGATATCATTGTGTGCGAGTTTTAGCCCACCAGGGAATAAATTCCCTGGCGGGTTTTGACAATAGTGCAATATCTTCAGTTATAACCCTTTGATATACTCCCTCAATACAGGTGACAGGGTGTAAAAACTTCCTTGCTGTTCTATCAAACAGCGCCGCGATAAAGATTGCAGCGCGTTGAGTAAATCGGTCGATCGCATTCTGCCATTTTCTAGTAATTTTGCCAGATTGACGGGTTCGCTTTCTTTCGCCAACAAGGAGAGAACTTGTTTTTCCAATTCGGATAGGCGATCGAACTGCTCTTCTAAAACATCTTTCAAATTTTCTGGTAATAATATGGTATCATCTAGTAATAACTCAGTCACGCATCCTCCCAACTCTTTAATCAGAGTCGCCACGCTTTTTATCCATAACGGATTGCCTTGGTAGCGGTGAATGAGTTCTTCGCAATTGTCGATTTCTGCTAACCTGTAATCTTTCAGTATTTCTCGTGCGGCTACGATATCTAAACCAGTGACTTGTAAGGTACGAACGATCGGATTTTGGCTTTCTATTTGAGTTATTTCTCTCGGTTGTTCCCAACCTATTAACAAAAAGCAACTTTGATGGGATAATTTTTCTATCTGTTTGAAAAACGAGCGATATTCTTCGTATCCAGGTTTATACTTACCTGCCAATTCATTTTTACTGAAAAGGTGGTGAACGTCATCTAAGACTATTAAACAGCGAGATTTTTGTAAATATTTAATTAGCGGTAAAGGTTTTTGGTTCGTTGCTGGGGAATCTAGCTTTTCCGACTGCGAGAAAAACTCGATTAGTTTATGTTGAAATTCATCTAAAGTAGGCGATGATTCGAGACTGCACCAAATGACGTACTCAAACTCATCTTTTATTTGTTGAACGAGTTGTACCGCTAATGTGGTTTTGCCGATTCCGCTGATACCCGCGATCGCTATTAGACGACAGCGTTGTTGTAAAATCCAGGTGGTAAGGGTGTCGAGTTCGGGAGTGCGATCGTAAAAAGCACCCAACTCCGGCATTTCGCTTAAATCTTGATGCGATATTTTAGTTTGTTTTGAGTTAGTTGTTTCTTGATTAGGTGGATGTAAGTTTGGTATATCTGGCGGATGTCTACTTTCTCCACAAATGTTGAAACTACCAATTCGGTTGTGATGCTGTTCTAAATGTGAAACTACCGAAATTTGCAACCTCTCCATCGATGCTCGAAAATTCGATTTACTAACTTTTTCCCCCAACTCCTGTGAAAGGATCTGCCATAATTCCATTCCTACTTCTCTAACACGATCCTCAGAACGATGAACCCCATTAGCAATTTCTTTATAGTCCTCATCTTCCCACGTTCCCCGCAGAATCGTCTCTTGCAAATCATTGAGGTGCTTACCCGTTCTAGCAAATACGAGATCGTCTGCGAGTTTTAACACTTCCTTAAGATTCATACAGTCGGGTAGATGTCAAGGTTGGTGGTATTATACCCAACATTTCCCCACATTTCCCAATTTTTCCCCACATTTCCCCATATTCGATCGGGTCATCTGGTAGAAAAGTCCCGATATCGACCAGATTTTTAGCAAGCTGAAGCATAAAAATTAATTGCTAGCCTAGATCGAGAGCAAGTTTACTCCCTTGGGAGATGAGCAATTGGATGAAAATGTATATGAAAAAAGCATCCCTGCCAAAAAGTAGCAGTAATTTTATAAAATTACTTTGCGGAACCTTGAGCGTAAGCGTCTGTGTGTTCTTAGGCGTTGCTAAAGCTACACAATTATTAGCTCAAACCATTCCCTCTGGTTTTTATAAAATAATGGAAGACACGGGAGTGCGAGTCTACAAAAAAGATTATCAAGGTGGGAAGCCAGACTATGTTACTGTTGTAGACCTTCGCAAAGCAACAATACGAAACCTAACCGGATCTTATTCCAATGGAAATGTCTATCGCAAGTCATTGAATACTTTTTGGAATGATGCTGTTGCTATGAATACAACAACAGCAAAAGCTAAAGTTGTCATAAATGGAACATTTTTTGATAATAATGGCTCACCAAATCCTACGAAAATTGCTTTTGGCTTAAAGGTTCGTAATAACAAAATTAGCTATGGCTATGGATTAGGTGAATTTCCCGGTAAGAACCGTACCCTTGCCTTCAACTCTTTTGGAGCTAGTACCAGTATCCAAAGCCACTCCAACTCTACATTCGATGGCTCCACACCAGATGTTGTTGGCGCACTGGATGTTACCGCCAATAAGTCTGCTTCAGAACCTTTAGAGCGCACGTTTGTAGGCAACATTGATAGCGATGGCAATGGTGTTGCAGAAACACTACTTTTGTTTTCAACTCTGAAGGCTACCCAAGCTGCTGCGGATAACGTCCTGAAAGCTTTTGGTGCAACTAGCAGGGCAATGCTCGACGGTGGTGGAAGCACTTTTCTAATCATTGATGGAAACCCGAAGATTTCTACTACCCGCACAGTTCCTCATGCGGTCGCGGTGTATGCTGGTAAGCCTGAAAATCCTATTAAAGGTATTGGAGGAAAATGCTTAGATGTTAGTGGTGGAAGCACCACCAGTGGTACCCAAATACAAATATGGGATTGTAATGGTACTGCTGCCCAAAAATGGAGTTTTACCGATGGTGTCTTGCGGGGTATTGGAGGCAAATGTCTAGATGTGAGTGGTGCGAATACGGCGAATGGTACCAAAATACAAATATGGGATTGTAATGGTACTCCTGCTCAAAAATGGACTTTTGTTAAAGATAGTGTATTTCGCGGTATTGGAGGCAAATGTCTAGATGTGAATGGCGGAAACACCACGAGTGGTACTAAAGTGCAACTATGGGATTGCAATAACTCTGCTGCCCAGAGTTGGCAACGAATTGATTGAGGAATAAAAAGTCTCTCTAGTTAACTGTAGATTTTTTACTAGGGACACCATCTCCATAAAAAATGTCAGACGATTACTAAATAAATAGAGCGAGAACTGCTGATTAAAGGGTGAAGCAACAAATCAAATCCTATGACATATACAATATTCTGCTAAATTGGCTGCTCACTCCGCCGATTGCATTTCTATTACTTGCCATCTTGTGGGTAGAGGTCGCCCACGGGGGTGGGCCAGAGAACGTACCAAACAATCGCTTTGGCTGGGCGTCGCAGAGGAACATTAGAGGTGTAGCAGTACCATATTCTGATGTTGATATGCTGCTTTGCTATATGCAAACAGCAGATGGCCGTATTTTAAATCTAGGAGTAATTTGCGTAAATAATGAAGATAATATTAAAAAGTTACTAGCGACAAAGCAATGTCAAAATTGCGACCTCAGTGGTGTTAATTTGTCTGGAGCAAACTTACCGAATGCTAATCTAAGTGGCGCTAATCTAAGTGGTGCTAATCTGAGCGGTGCTAATCTGAGCGGTGCCGATCTGAGCGGTGCCAATTTGAGCGATGCTAATGTAACTGATGCCAATCTGAGTGATGCCAATCTAACAGGAGCAATAATGCCTAATTGAGCGCTCATCCCTAGAAGTGCGCTCGCCGTTCATTTTAATTTGGGTTAAGGCATATTACGCAATATGTTTTTTTACTCACAATCTTATCCATTTCTATCATTGCAATGTGATGATTGGACAGATAGAGATTGCCTACGACACGCACTCGCTTAGCACCACCAAAAAAAGAGCGATCGCGTTTACTTTCCCAGGCGATCGCACTTTGCAATGTGATGATTGGAAAGATAGCGATCGCCTACGACACGCACTCACTTAGCACGACCAAAAAAAGAGCGATCGCTTACGACACAAATAGCGATCGCACCACCAAAAAACAGTAAAGTAGTAAGGTGGGCAATTGCCTACCTTATTTAGCTACTTAAGAGTAGAGTAGCTCTATGAAGTTTCAGTGGGACTCAGGCAAAGCGAGTAGCAATGCTAAAAAGCATGGTGTATCTTTTGAAGAGGCTGTCACTGTCTTTGGAGATCCACTAGCTGTGACAATTTCTGACCCCGATCGCTCGGTAGGTGAGTTCCGTCTTCTAACGATAGGTAATTCAAGCTTACAGCGCCTTTTGGTTGTGTCCCATACAGAACGAGAAGGAGAGGTGCGTTTAATCAGCGCCCGTTTAGCCACCCGACAAGAGAGAAGAAGCTATGAGTCAGGAACCTGAAGCACAAGTCAATGACGAAATGAGACCTGAATACGATTTTTCAGGTGGTGTTCGTGGCAAATACTATGAAGCCTATATGCGAGCGAGCAATGTGGTAGTTCTCGATCCAGATGTAGCAGAAATATTTCGAGACTCAGCTTCCGTAAATGAAGCGTTGCGATTGCTGGCCAAAATTGCTAAGTCTGTCACAATTTAATTAACTGTTTCAAAAATACCAGCACGATCTGGCTGTATGCAGTGCAGCCGAAAGAAATCTTTCCTATTTTGAGTAATCACAGCACGATTCTCGGTAGTTGCAAAAACTAACACATCTGCATCGGGAATTCCCTGATTTGCTTTACCTGCTTCTTGAACAGTTAAAACATCCTGTCCTAAAGCTCGCAGAAATTCTACAACTGGATACGAGTATTGCTCATCAGCATAGAGACGCGCCATCTACTAAAAATCCTC
Protein-coding sequences here:
- the dnaK gene encoding molecular chaperone DnaK; protein product: MGKIVGIDLGTTNSVVAVMEGGKPVVIANAEGMRITPSVVGFNKEGERIVGQMARRQAVLDPQNTFYGVKRMIGRNYAELSPDSKRVPYNIRKDETGNIKIKCPRLNKEFAPEEISAMVLRKLVDEASRYLGEKVTGAVITVPAYFNDSQRQATRDAGQIAGLEVKRILNEPTAAALAYGLDRRESQTILVFDLGGGTFDVSILEVGDGVFEVKATSGDTQLGGNDFDKKIVDWLAEGFLEKEGVDLRRDRQALQRLMEAAEKAKIELSGVTVTDINLPFITATENGPVHLETTLTRSQFESLCTDLVSRIRKPVKRALSDASLTPAQIDEVVLVGGATRMPMVQDLVRTIIDKQPNQNINADEVVAVGAAIQAGILGGELKDVLLLDVTPLSLGLETIGGVMKKIIPRNTTIPVRRSDTFSTGENNQTMVEIHVLQGEREMGADNKSLGRFKLFGIPPAPRGVPQIQVSFDIDANGILQVAALDRSTGREQSITIQGASTLTQEEVSRMLQDAEEYAEADRLKREKIEKRNRAESLTTQAERQLREVALDFGMQFANEYRYRIESLIKELRDYLAKNDDRGIDRAQADLQDALYELQREVRLRFSEEEDDFFGSIRRAFSGDDREDERPYYPSRDNDRPYYSSRDNDRPYYSSRDSDRPYYGGGTSQPSRNTSESVGYGKSRKGANNNNDDWDDDDDWL
- a CDS encoding DnaJ C-terminal domain-containing protein, with product MQNFRDYYEILGVARDASVEEIKKVYRRLARQYHPDLNPGNKEAEEKFKDISEAYEVLSDVTKRSEYDQYSRFWNKRGFQGRNFGQYKSWFNRSNSNSDRATATEEKDYSNDTDFNKFIDDLLGRRREKRVVTTVPEEPPKQTPLEDIFRPKTTKTTYTIPARPNRKDIEARLTLPLEKAYTGGLERIRLEDGRSLEINMPPAMVTDQRIRLKGQGVDGGDLYLIITVASHPYFTVEGADIVCQLPITPSEAVLGEQVQVPTLDGRVKITIPPGVKSGQRLRLANKGYPGDDGERGDQLVEIQIVVPKNPSLRERELYEKLRGIETFNPRADLPV
- a CDS encoding DUF29 domain-containing protein, whose translation is MTNIQSITTAIASLYEQDFYMWLQTNINFLKEGRFAEIDIENLLEELESMGRSEKNALTSNLRVLLMHLLKYKYQPEKRTNSWLYTIREHRKRLRETFKTSPSLYRFFEDIFNESYQDARELAADETGLSIKIFPPESPFTVEEVLNPDFLPPENDRSENIE
- a CDS encoding NB-ARC domain-containing protein translates to MNLKEVLKLADDLVFARTGKHLNDLQETILRGTWEDEDYKEIANGVHRSEDRVREVGMELWQILSQELGEKVSKSNFRASMERLQISVVSHLEQHHNRIGSFNICGESRHPPDIPNLHPPNQETTNSKQTKISHQDLSEMPELGAFYDRTPELDTLTTWILQQRCRLIAIAGISGIGKTTLAVQLVQQIKDEFEYVIWCSLESSPTLDEFQHKLIEFFSQSEKLDSPATNQKPLPLIKYLQKSRCLIVLDDVHHLFSKNELAGKYKPGYEEYRSFFKQIEKLSHQSCFLLIGWEQPREITQIESQNPIVRTLQVTGLDIVAAREILKDYRLAEIDNCEELIHRYQGNPLWIKSVATLIKELGGCVTELLLDDTILLPENLKDVLEEQFDRLSELEKQVLSLLAKESEPVNLAKLLENGRMRSTDLLNALQSLSRRCLIEQQGSFYTLSPVLREYIKGL
- a CDS encoding ricin-type beta-trefoil lectin domain protein, which gives rise to MKKASLPKSSSNFIKLLCGTLSVSVCVFLGVAKATQLLAQTIPSGFYKIMEDTGVRVYKKDYQGGKPDYVTVVDLRKATIRNLTGSYSNGNVYRKSLNTFWNDAVAMNTTTAKAKVVINGTFFDNNGSPNPTKIAFGLKVRNNKISYGYGLGEFPGKNRTLAFNSFGASTSIQSHSNSTFDGSTPDVVGALDVTANKSASEPLERTFVGNIDSDGNGVAETLLLFSTLKATQAAADNVLKAFGATSRAMLDGGGSTFLIIDGNPKISTTRTVPHAVAVYAGKPENPIKGIGGKCLDVSGGSTTSGTQIQIWDCNGTAAQKWSFTDGVLRGIGGKCLDVSGANTANGTKIQIWDCNGTPAQKWTFVKDSVFRGIGGKCLDVNGGNTTSGTKVQLWDCNNSAAQSWQRID
- a CDS encoding BrnT family toxin, which translates into the protein MKFQWDSGKASSNAKKHGVSFEEAVTVFGDPLAVTISDPDRSVGEFRLLTIGNSSLQRLLVVSHTEREGEVRLISARLATRQERRSYESGT